A genomic segment from Syngnathus scovelli strain Florida chromosome 3, RoL_Ssco_1.2, whole genome shotgun sequence encodes:
- the clip1a gene encoding CAP-Gly domain-containing linker protein 1 isoform X3 yields MSSAKASGIKVPSKVARVPGTGAPKTNPASGSKTAVVEKSASGVDDNNDDGDSFQIGERVWVNGTKPGYVQFLGETQFAPGQWAGIVLDEPIGKNDGSVAGVRYFQCEALRGIFTRPSKLSRTEGEGDGTQTAPPSRAASPARSVASVASHAPAVKSAAAKKTSSAIPTAQSSNLARTNSESVSNLSESGSVKKGERELKMGDRVLVGGTKAGVVRFIGDTDFAKGEWCGVELDEPLGKNDGAVAGTRYFQCQPRYGLFAPVHKVTRIGFPSTTPAKATARKAAVTPGSLKRSPSASSISTMSSVTSSVSTKASRTGLLTETSSRYNRKISGTTALQEALKEKQQHIEQLMVERDMEKAEVAKATSHAGEMEQEISLLRDDQEQMEAKMDQLRALVEAADKDKVELLNQLEEERRKVEDLQFRVEEACITKGDLETQTRLEHVHSKELEQSLHFEKTKAEKLQRELEDTRVATVSERSRIMELERDLSLRTREVADLQLRLGSRQASDDPDGGGVSPLLEEITSLRDRLASLEAERREELASLQEKLESHEKAHGEATAQLQAAGVKLSGDNEQLRMRLSQAEKDNADVLEKLKLEHERALEEAAAARNMQIHELKERLASLAEDKERLDDAVRAGVDKAENQHLVELEDVLGKLHAAELKVKELEEMGAQLARQAQDERETKETVAQMVRCLCLSQSNQKAPLEDLPNRGNPQATELVGELRSLLEGKENEILSLQQSLASEKEAVQQQLGGLKQQLAISTEEQTKSAKTMQETLERFSKKEEQCTTLTTESESLRSQLSGLERKLAAADEKVRQLGEDKSKLEKDISDMMTASGDSSLQLSKMNEDLRQKERRLEELQSQLVEQKNKVALSNEQREQDLSRKDQELCETRDNHAAQMKCLQEKIAALEMSVQQSASQAEELKDSQAKALTQASEVHGKEVQGLRDKLDNLKKELSSSKDRSQKLEKTVSELKTYKDKLQHLSAELDSSKHNVEHLSAKLEEQTVALERKCQDSEEARADTCKLETQLSETQSKLSALRDLSVQNEDLRVTVEKLSKERDELLDGNKSSEVERTSLKDQLEKLKKGLLEAQDENANLKSTNIKQQSDLEDLRKQNEEKNATLLKQKQDARRAESQNKQLLEDYENICKERSRLEEDLNESRSKLACENDKLISELDAAKTGKKCLDAKNAELQAKLQSLNLEKEDLTMTNNQLQSLVETLSKEKATMSSEISAVASDKKNLEALKEELQNKLNLAKKELDSSVHECEDLKASRLSLVQMLEESKTSSQVTDSERLHLLQEKEDLLASQRKVCKEKEELLKDIEELKETIKESAQQLTLSNLKLTEMSATLEQERESFGTQNSESSEALHALRKEKLTLHAALEQQKTNYERLAGEKGEIEAKHSKAAADIKDLLQEREKLVSDIRATKDQLDSSSRTQGDINQEKSRLEGMLEEVTCKTNSVEAQLTSLEKEKAQLESELGKRSSQIELLEKANADLVRGCGELKMHLEQSTLELKGQVDKLSKHTDESDAEKKKLLEEILELKKQTESLSEAKQHLEERLETESSERTRAAWQTEELQNTLSRVRRDNDDMSAQLQNADEQQKSITAETDLAKAKLKEQELVTRRLSEDKRELLSKLAETDKRVAALETEKEALLAGRSRSEHNVSQWLVEKSLLIGQLEDLQEDVKTLRVDAAATEKRHQEAVAEGERLQSQLKQAIAQQLEASEASGQTAEALEQLTKERDALLQDKCEAQVQLESLHSSKREMETQMDELKQEQSKYQQELSTSKEQLYAKSQKLESLSREIEELKEAVSVKSRSLQSIQNEKDKLAQDVENNHQDHSEFSKLRDEHSKLQAQLKELKQSESTLKKKLEKENAEFQRSVRKNGVLASEKDQQMEALKSELAATRVQSASAQTLQTAIAALEQDKAQLKERVKELEQELAAPSGDVVVSQLRDTDTQAENHQAAIDFLNSVIVDLRKNNLDLKDQLEKLAAAALNGNNASELDDDDREDKESSKKKKKKKPPPRLFCDICDCFDRHDTEDCPAQAQTPDTPPHTAYHGSKGAERPYCDICELFGHWSHDCNDDRTF; encoded by the exons ATGAGCTCGGCCAAGGCCAGCGGTATCAAAGTGCCCAGTAAGGTAGCTCGGGTACCAGGTACCGGCGCACCAAAGACCAACCCGGCCTCAG GAAGTAAAACCGCCGTGGTCGAAAAATCAGCCTCCGGCGTGGACGACAACAACGATGACGGCGATAGCTTCCAGATAGGCGAGCGCGTCTGGGTGAATGGAACCAAACCGGGCTATGTGCAGTTTTTGGGAGAGACCCAGTTCGCCCCGGGACAATGGGCGGGCATCGTGCTGGACGAACCAATCGGGAAGAATGACGGCTCGGTGGCGGGCGTGCGCTACTTCCAGTGCGAGGCCCTGCGAGGGATCTTCACAAGACCGTCCAAGCTGTCGCGCACCGAGGGAGAGGGCGACGGCACCCAGACGGCACCACCCTCCCGTGCCGCCTCGCCCGCCCGGTCCGTAGCCAGCGTGGCCTCCCACGCGCCCGCTGTCAAGTCCGCAGCAGCCAAGAAGACCTCGTCCGCAATCCCAACGGCGCAGTCGTCCAACCTGGCTCGCACCAACAGTGAATCAGTCTCCAACCTGTCAGAGAGTGGCTCGGTCAAGAAAGGGGAACGGGAGCTCAAGATGGGTGACCGGGTGTTG GTCGGCGGTACCAAGGCAGGAGTGGTGCGCTTTATCGGCGACACGGATTTTGCGAAAGGCGAGTGGTGTGGTGTGGAGCTGGACGAGCCCTTGGGGAAGAATGACGGTGCAGTGGCGGGCACAAG GTACTTCCAGTGCCAGCCCAGGTACGGCCTATTCGCACCGGTGCACAAAGTCACGCGCATCGGGTTCCCCTCCACCACGCCGGCCAAGGCTACGGCTCGCAAGGCGGCCGTGACGCCAGGCAGCCTGAAGCGCAGCCCCAGCGCCTCCTCCATCAGCACCATGAGCTCCGTGACCTCCTCGGTCAGCACCAAGGCCAGCCGCACTGGCCTG CTGACAGAAACGTCGTCACGGTACAACCGCAAGATCTCGGGCACCACGGCCCTGCAGGAGGCTCTAAAGGAGAAGCAGCAACACATTGAGCAGCTCATGGTGGAGCGggacatggagaaggccgaggtggccaaagccaccagccacgcCGGTGAGATGGAGCAGGAAATCTCGCTGCTCAGGGATGACCAAGAGCAG ATGGAGGCGAAGATGGATCAGTTACGTGCCTTGGTGGAGGCGGCCGACAAAGACAAAGTCGAGCTGCTCAATCAACTCGAGGAGGAGCGGAG AAAAGTGGAAGACCTTCAGTTCCGCGTTGAGGAGGCGTGCATTACGAAAGGTGACCTGGAG ACGCAGACCAGGCTGGAGCATGTCCACAGTAAGGAGCTTGAACAGAGTCTACACTTTGAAAAGACCAAAGCTGAGAAGCTTCAAAGAGAGTTAGAAGACACTAGG GTTGCCACCGTGTCGGAGAGATCCcgcatcatggagctggagcggGACCTCTCGCTTCGCACCCGGGAGGTCGCTGACCTGCAGCTCCGTCTGGGCTCCCGGCAGGCCTCCGACGACCCTGACGGCGGCGGCGTCTCTCCCCTATTGGAGGAGATCACGTCCCTGAGAGACCGTCTGGCCTCACTGgaagccgaacggcgggaggagCTGGCCAGCTTACAGGAGAAACTGGAGTCTCACGAGAAGGCGCACGGCGAGGCGACCGCCCAGCTCCAGGCCGCCGGCGTCAAGCTGTCCGGCGACAACGAGCAGCTTCGCATGCGCCTGAGCCAGGCCGAGAAGGACAATGCCGACGTGCTGGAGAAGCTGAAGCTGGAACACGAGCGAGCCCTGGAGgaagccgccgccgcccgcAACATGCAGATTCACGAGCTGAAAGAGCGTCTGGCCTCCCTCGCCGAAGACAAGGAGCGCCTAGAtgacgccgtgcgcgccggcgttGACAAAGCTGAGAATCAGCACCTGGTGGAGCTGGAGGACGTCCTCGGAAAGCTCCACGCGGCCGAGCTCAAGGTGAAGGAGCTGGAGGAGATGGGAGCGCAGCTAGCGCGCCAGGCCCAGGATGAGAGAGAAACCAAAGAGACGGTGGCACAAATGGTCCGATGTTTGTGTCTTAGCCAAAGCAACCAGAAAGCACCACTGGAAGATCTTCCCAATCGAGGAAACCCACAGGCAACTGAG TTAGTTGGTGAACTGAGATCACTGCTGGAAGGCAAAGAGAATGAAATCCTGTCACTACAGCAAAGCTTAGCCAGTGAAAAAGAAGCTGTGCAGCAGCAGCTTGGAGGCCTG AAGCAACAGTTGGCTATAAGCACAGAGGAGCAGACTAAATCTGCAAAAACTATGCAAG AAACCCTTGAGAGGTTCAGCAAAAAGGAAGAGCAGTGCACGACTCTTACCACAGAATCAGAGTCTCTCAGGAGTCAGCTTAGTG GGCTGGAGAGGAAGCTGGCGGCTGCGGACGAGAAGGTGCGGCAGCTGGGCGAGGACAAGAGCAAACTGGAGAAAGACATTTCGGACATGATGACGGCATCCGGCGACAGTTCGTTGCAGCTGAGCAAAATGAATGAAGACCTTCGGCAGAAAGAAAG GAGGCTCGAGGAGTTGCAGAGTCAGTTGGTGGAACAGAAGAACAAGGTGGCCCTCTCCAATGAGCAACGGGAGCAGGATCTGTCGCGCAAAGACCAGGAACTGTGTGAGACGCGAGACAACCATGCAGCTCAAATGAAATGTCTCCAGGAGAAGATTGCGGCATTG GAGATGAGTGTGCAGCAGAGTGCAAGCCAGGCCGAGGAGCTTAAGGACTCTCAGGCAAAGGCTCTCACCCAGGCCTCCGAGGTCCACGGCAAGGAGGTCCAAGGGCTGCGAGACAAACTGGACAATCTGAAGAAGGAGCTCTCCTCCTCCAAGGACAGGAGCCAGAAGCTGGAAAAGACGGTGTCTGAGCTGAAGACGTACAAGGATAAGCTTCAG CATCTTTCCGCTGAGCTCGACTCCTCCAAGCATAATGTTGAACACTTGTCCGCAAAACTGGAAGAGCAGACTGTAGCTCTGGAGCGCAAGTGTCAGGATAGCGAggaagctcgcgctgacacgtgCAAATTGGAAACGCAGCTCTCAGAGACGCAGAGCAAGCTTTCTGCTCTCCGGGATCTTTCCGTACAGAACGAGGACCTCCGGGTTACCGTAGAGAAGCTCTCAAAGGAGAGGGATGAATTACTCGACGGCAACAAGAGCTCAGAGGTAGAAAGAACGTCACTCAAGGACCAGTTGGAGAAACTCAAAAAAGGTCTCCTGGAGGCGCAGGATGAAAACGCCAACCTGAAGAGCACAAATATCAAACAGCAGTCCGATCTTGAGGATCTCCGGAAACAAAACGAGGAAAAGAATGCCACGCTGCTCAAACAGAAGCAGGATGCGCGGCGGGCTGAAAGTCAAAACAAGCAGCTCCTGGAGGACTATGAAAACATCTGCAAAGAGCGCAGCAGGCTAGAGGAGGACCTCAACGAGAGCAGGTCTAAACTCGCGTGCGAGAACGACAAGCTCATCTCGGAGTTGGATGCGGCTAAAACCGGCAAGAAGTGTCTGGACGCCAAGAACGCAGAGTTGCAGGCCAAGCTGCAGTCTCTCAACTTGGAGAAAGAAGATCTGACAATGACAAACAATCAGCTGCAGTCTCTCGTAGAAACGCTAAGCAAAGAGAAGGCCACCATGTCCTCCGAAATCAGCGCGGTCGCGTCGGACAAAAAGAACCTCGAGGCGTTGAAGGAGGAACTGCAGAATAAGCTCAACCTCGCCAAGAAGGAGCTGGACAGCTCCGTCCACGAATGCGAAGACCTGAAGGCGTCTCGCCTCAGCCTGGTCCAGATGCTGGAGGAGTCCAAGACCAGCAGCCAAGTGACGGATTCCGAAAGGCTTCATCTCCTACAGGAGAAGGAGGACTTGCTCGCCTCACAGAGGAAAGTCTGTaaggagaaggaggagctgCTTAAAGATATTGAAGAGCTGAAAGAGACGATCAAAGAGTCTGCCCAGCAACTGACTCTGTCCAACCTAAAGCTGACCGAGATGTCTGCAACTttggagcaagagagagagtcgtttGGCACGCAGAATTCCGAAAGCTCAGAGGCTCTGCATGCTCTGAGGAAGGAGAAACTGACCCTCCACGCGGCGCTCGAGCAGCAGAAGACAAATTACGAGCGTCTAGCTGGTGAGAAGGGCGAAATAGAAGCAAAGCACTCCAAGGCCGCCGCTGACATTAAGGACCTCTTGCAAGAGCGGGAGAAGCTTGTGAGTGACATCCGAGCCACAAAGGATCAATTGGACAGCTCTTCCAGAACTCAGGGCGATATCAATCAGGAGAAGTCTCGCTTAGAAGGGATGCTGGAGGAAGTCACGTGCAAAACAAATTCAGTCGAAGCCCAGTTGACGTCtttggaaaaagaaaaggcCCAGCTCGAGAGCGAACTGGGgaaacgttcctcccaaatcgaACTCCTGGAAAAGGCCAATGCCGATCTGGTTCGAGGATGCGGGGAGCTCAAAATGCATCTGGAGCAATCCACCTTGGAATTGAAAGGGCAAGTCGACAAACTCTCCAAACACACGGACGAGTCGGATGCTGAAAAGAAGAAGCTCCTCGAAGAGATCCTGGAGCTAAAAAAACAGACGGAGTCGTTGTCCGAGGCCAAGCAGCATCTGGAGGAACGGCTCGAGACGGAATCCAGTGAACGGACTCGAGCCGCTTGGCAAACGGAGGAGTTGCAGAACACCCTGTCCCGAGTTCGGCGGGACAACGACGACATGTCCGCCCAACTTCAGAACGCAGACGAGCAGCAGAAGTCTATAACGGCAGAAACCGACCTGGCCAAAGCAAAACTCAAGGAACAAGAGCTAGTGACCCGTCGCTTGTCTGAAGACAAGCGAGAGCTTTTATCCAAATTGGCCGAGACCGACAAACGGGTGGCGGCACTGGAAACGGAGAAGGAGGCGCTCCTCGCTGGACGCAGTCGCTCTGAGCACAACGTTTCCCAGTGGCTTGTGGAAAAGTCACTGCTAATTGGCCAGCTTGAGGACTTGCAGGAGGATGTGAAGACCCTCCGAGTGGACGCGGCCGCCACGGAGAAACGCCACCAAGAGGCTGTGGCCGAAGGAGAGCGGCTCCAGTCTCAACTTAAACAGGCCATTGCTCAGCAGCTTGAG GCTTCCGAGGCTTCCGGCCAGACCGCCGAGGCCCTTGAGCAGCTGACCAAGGAGAGAGACGCTTTGCTCCAAGATAAGTGTGAAGCTCAAGTTCAGCTGGAGAGTCTTCATTCTTCCAAGCGAGAAATGGAAACGCAG ATGGATGAGCTCAAACAAGAGCAATCAAAGTACCAGCAAGAGCTGAGCACCTCCAAAGAGCAACTTTATGCCAAAAGCCAAAAGCTGGAGAGTCTCTCCCGGGAAAT CGAGGAGCTCAAAGAAGCGGTGTCCGTTAAGTCACGCTCCCTGCAGTCGATCCAAAATGAGAAGGACAAGCTGGCTCAGGATGTCGAGAACAATCACCAGGACCACAGTGAATTTAGCAAG cTCAGGGACGAGCACTCAAAACTCCAAGCACAGTTGAAGGAGTTGAAGCAAAG CGAGAGCactttgaagaagaagctggagaAGGAGAATGCCGAGTTCCAAAGGTCCGTTCGTAAGAACGGTGTCTTAGCCTCCGAGAAGGATCAGCAGATGGAGGCCCTAAAGAGCGAG CTGGCTGCCACGCGTGTACAAAGTGCCTCAGCCCAAACCTTGCAGACCGCCATCGCTGCCTTGGAGCAGGACAAGGCTCAGCTCAAGGAACGAGTGAAAGAGCTGGAGCAAGAGCTTGCCGCCCCATCAG GTGATGTCGTTGTCAGCCAGCTGAGGGACACGGACACGCAGGCCGAG AACCATCAGGCAGCG aTTGACTTCCTGAATTCGGTCATCGTTGACCTGCGGAAGAACAATTTGGACCTCAAGGACCAGTTGGAGAAACTGGCCGCTGCCGCTCTCAACGGCAACAACGCCAGCGAGTTGGACGACGACGACAG GGAGGACAAGGAGAgcagcaagaagaagaaaaagaagaagcccCCTCCTCGACTATTCTGCGACATCTGCGACTGCTTCGACCGCCATGACACGGAGGACTGCCCGGCGCAGGCGCAAACGCCCGACACGCCGCCGCACACCGCCTACCATGGCAGCAAGGGCGCCGAGCGGCCCTACTGCGACATTTGCGAGCTCT